In the genome of candidate division WOR-3 bacterium, one region contains:
- the clpX gene encoding ATP-dependent Clp protease ATP-binding subunit ClpX, with amino-acid sequence MKKRVKDDFGKTCSFCNSRENIGNYLIHGKNAYICVNCVKLLYESIFKAREKQPAFGAGHIELPLPAEIKSQLDEYVIGQDYAKKVISVAVYNHYKRIVSAMRESEVEIEKSNIILIGPTGSGKTLIAKTLANILHVPFAISDATTLTEAGYVGEDVENVITRLLQACDYNIGEAEKGIVYIDEIDKISRLSENRSITRDVSGEGVQQALLRLVEGTIANIPPYGGRKHPEQQFLPVNTSNVLFICGGTFDGIEGIIEKHMGKNTLGFMKNKQSSGFSHEIYPDASNSLGARAFVEQDDLVKYGMIPEFVGRFPIIAPLQDLDKETMKKILLEPKNAVLKQYKELAKIENVELSFTDDAIEEVCDMAVKKKIGARGLRSIIEQTMLDIMFDIPNLKKNKNLKRCLITKDVLTKKTAPVYSFTRKASSQ; translated from the coding sequence ATGAAAAAGAGGGTTAAAGACGATTTCGGCAAGACATGTTCTTTCTGCAATTCCAGAGAGAACATAGGAAATTACCTGATTCACGGAAAGAACGCTTACATTTGCGTAAATTGCGTAAAACTTCTGTACGAATCTATTTTTAAAGCCCGTGAAAAACAGCCCGCGTTCGGCGCGGGGCACATCGAATTACCGCTTCCGGCAGAAATAAAATCCCAACTGGATGAATATGTAATAGGTCAGGACTACGCCAAGAAAGTAATTTCAGTCGCGGTTTACAACCATTACAAAAGAATAGTCAGCGCAATGCGAGAGTCGGAAGTGGAAATCGAGAAAAGCAACATAATACTTATAGGACCGACAGGTTCCGGAAAAACACTCATAGCTAAAACCCTCGCCAACATCCTACATGTCCCATTCGCCATTTCCGACGCAACAACCCTGACGGAAGCGGGTTACGTGGGAGAAGACGTAGAAAATGTCATAACAAGACTCCTTCAAGCCTGCGACTACAACATCGGCGAAGCTGAAAAAGGCATCGTCTACATAGACGAAATAGATAAAATCAGCAGACTCAGCGAAAACAGATCAATAACCAGGGACGTGTCTGGAGAAGGCGTACAGCAGGCACTTCTGAGACTTGTAGAAGGGACCATAGCCAATATCCCGCCGTACGGAGGAAGAAAGCATCCCGAACAGCAGTTCCTTCCTGTCAATACTTCCAATGTCCTTTTTATATGCGGAGGTACTTTTGACGGAATTGAAGGAATAATTGAAAAGCACATGGGTAAAAACACTCTTGGTTTTATGAAAAACAAACAAAGTTCCGGATTCTCTCACGAGATCTACCCGGACGCTTCAAATTCCCTCGGCGCGAGAGCTTTCGTAGAACAGGACGACTTAGTCAAATACGGAATGATACCTGAATTTGTAGGAAGATTTCCAATAATAGCGCCTCTTCAGGACCTCGACAAGGAAACCATGAAAAAGATACTGCTCGAACCAAAAAACGCCGTCTTGAAACAGTACAAAGAACTCGCAAAAATCGAAAACGTGGAACTTTCTTTCACGGACGACGCAATTGAGGAGGTCTGCGACATGGCCGTAAAAAAGAAAATAGGAGCCAGAGGTCTTAGATCGATAATTGAACAGACCATGCTCGATATAATGTTCGATATTCCAAACCTTAAAAAAAACAAAAATCTGAAAAGATGCCTGATAACTAAAGACGTACTGACAAAGAAAACCGCTCCCGTGTATTCTTTCACCAGAAAGGCTTCTTCTCAGTGA
- a CDS encoding TrkA family potassium uptake protein yields MKLIYLAIRIDAMDNAGNYKYFGVIGIGRFGFSIAESLVRNGARVIALDKSEESLTPLQNLAEAVVIGDATDQKTLMESGFQYTDIVIVSFAQELATSILTTMLLKEIGVKKIIAKARNFTHEKILKKIGADEVVLPEIDSGRRLANKLSSPGFQEIIEFTPGYSIVDVRTPKSFIGKTIKELGLRNNYNVNVLAVKKPDKSTNISPDPETVFDKNDTVTLLGKDEDLQSFSRI; encoded by the coding sequence TTGAAATTGATATATCTTGCTATTAGAATAGACGCTATGGATAATGCAGGGAATTACAAGTATTTCGGTGTAATTGGAATAGGGCGTTTCGGATTTTCAATTGCCGAAAGCCTTGTTCGCAATGGCGCGAGGGTTATCGCTCTCGACAAAAGCGAGGAATCGTTGACTCCTCTTCAGAATCTCGCCGAAGCCGTAGTCATCGGCGACGCCACCGACCAGAAAACGCTCATGGAATCGGGATTTCAATACACGGACATAGTCATCGTCAGTTTCGCGCAGGAACTGGCCACCAGCATTTTAACGACCATGCTTTTGAAAGAAATTGGCGTCAAAAAAATAATCGCAAAAGCAAGAAACTTCACTCACGAAAAAATACTCAAGAAAATCGGTGCCGACGAAGTGGTTCTTCCGGAAATAGATTCCGGCCGGAGACTCGCGAACAAACTATCATCTCCGGGTTTTCAGGAGATCATAGAATTCACTCCGGGTTACTCCATTGTAGACGTAAGGACACCTAAATCTTTCATCGGCAAAACCATAAAAGAACTAGGTCTTCGAAACAATTACAACGTCAATGTCCTGGCGGTCAAAAAACCCGACAAATCGACAAACATTTCGCCGGATCCCGAAACCGTCTTCGATAAAAACGATACCGTGACGCTTTTGGGCAAGGACGAAGATTTACAGAGCTTCTCGAGGATATAA
- a CDS encoding response regulator, with product MPKTNKVLVVDDEETLASFLSKIIENDPLLDCQVKTVFTGEDALEVIKTFKPDIVVCDIKLPKMNGIEVLSKAKSIDPQIYFVMMTGFTSVDSAIASLREGAYDYINKPFDANEMKVVVRNALDQRRFKAEKEWLLKELQERNETLVRQKNLLETNLEIRIEELNKLQKLSNILSESFGIASLIKVIPKILAMTLDADGAFLSWFSEFDNTLTVRNAHQTEEAFPKGMNLDLSSPPFDIIFKEKQSPVVVFDYSPGSGRKISVLAVAQLLGADKPFGLVGVLYNEKKVDTDMKFISLVSTASSIISLSIKNSQFFETIKKKDLEIMSFVLSLTETFGISKNFQQKSANIAVDIARELSVDEKCLRQLRYATLFMLFGISIPGLSNLNQATDKLIGLISNLEFLSEPLSYILLCQENFDGTGKNKIKGSSIPETGRILRVVSDFVLYMKRYTMEKSISAIKDGAGRFYDPKIVNMFVSQISNTKLSENLNA from the coding sequence ATGCCGAAAACAAACAAAGTTCTTGTTGTAGACGACGAAGAAACACTGGCATCTTTCCTTTCAAAGATAATCGAAAACGACCCTCTTCTCGATTGCCAGGTCAAAACCGTCTTTACGGGAGAAGACGCTCTTGAAGTGATAAAAACATTCAAACCCGATATAGTCGTTTGCGACATAAAACTTCCTAAAATGAACGGTATAGAAGTCCTTTCAAAAGCCAAATCAATAGATCCCCAGATTTATTTTGTCATGATGACGGGTTTCACGTCAGTGGATTCAGCCATTGCTTCCCTCCGGGAAGGAGCTTACGATTACATAAACAAACCTTTCGACGCAAACGAAATGAAAGTCGTTGTCAGAAACGCCCTCGATCAGCGAAGATTCAAGGCCGAAAAAGAATGGCTCCTGAAGGAACTGCAGGAACGCAACGAAACACTGGTCAGGCAGAAGAATCTTCTCGAAACAAATCTCGAAATCAGAATAGAAGAGCTGAATAAACTACAGAAACTCTCCAACATCCTCAGTGAAAGCTTCGGTATCGCTTCGCTGATAAAGGTCATTCCTAAAATCCTCGCCATGACCCTAGACGCCGACGGAGCTTTTCTTTCCTGGTTCAGTGAATTCGACAACACTCTGACGGTCAGAAACGCCCATCAAACCGAAGAAGCGTTCCCAAAAGGCATGAATCTGGACCTTTCTTCTCCTCCTTTCGACATCATTTTTAAGGAAAAACAGTCCCCCGTGGTTGTTTTTGACTACTCTCCCGGATCCGGCAGAAAAATTTCAGTTCTCGCCGTCGCTCAGCTTCTTGGCGCGGACAAACCCTTCGGACTCGTCGGCGTCTTATACAACGAAAAGAAGGTCGATACGGACATGAAATTTATTTCTCTCGTATCCACGGCATCGAGCATTATATCTCTCTCAATAAAGAATTCTCAGTTCTTTGAGACGATCAAGAAAAAAGATCTCGAAATCATGTCCTTTGTTCTGTCGCTGACGGAGACTTTCGGCATCAGTAAAAACTTTCAGCAGAAATCGGCAAACATTGCCGTAGACATAGCGCGAGAACTTTCGGTCGACGAAAAATGTCTCCGTCAGCTCAGATACGCAACGCTTTTCATGCTGTTCGGCATTTCCATTCCGGGTCTTTCAAATCTCAATCAGGCGACAGACAAATTAATAGGCCTGATATCCAATCTTGAATTTCTGTCCGAACCTCTCAGCTACATACTTCTCTGCCAGGAAAACTTCGACGGAACCGGAAAAAATAAAATTAAAGGGAGTTCCATACCGGAGACTGGAAGAATATTGCGTGTGGTTTCCGATTTCGTCCTCTACATGAAAAGATACACTATGGAAAAATCAATTTCGGCAATCAAAGACGGTGCCGGAAGATTTTACGACCCGAAAATTGTAAACATGTTCGTATCGCAAATATCCAATACAAAGTTATCCGAAAATCTCAATGCATAA
- the amrB gene encoding AmmeMemoRadiSam system protein B, whose protein sequence is MHKKIREPSVAGQFYPGDKPSLEKTLSEIFSGAGSSRQKGKVLGLVLPHAGYPFSGSTTAKAVDEINPKEYKNPSVIILAPCHRFASKKASVFSSGSWKTPLGLVSVDETLAQSLLENASIFDDSELPHLTEHSIEVQLPFFQHIFKNQFSLVPVAVGNQSPEFCAALGETLQPFAGEDRILVASSDLYHGYSLSECLNSDSELIQAISEYNLTLVSEILARGTKASEHAGCGIGPILAVMKALESSKQEIFLAGKANSAESPFSSAGYVVGYSSFVIK, encoded by the coding sequence ATGCATAAAAAAATCAGGGAACCATCCGTCGCCGGCCAGTTTTACCCTGGTGACAAACCGTCGCTGGAAAAAACTCTCTCCGAGATTTTCTCCGGCGCAGGCTCCTCCAGACAAAAGGGCAAAGTTTTGGGTCTCGTCCTGCCGCACGCGGGTTATCCTTTTTCAGGTTCGACAACGGCCAAGGCAGTAGACGAGATAAATCCCAAGGAATACAAAAATCCTTCCGTTATCATTCTCGCTCCTTGCCACCGATTCGCATCCAAAAAAGCTTCCGTGTTCAGCTCCGGCTCGTGGAAAACTCCGTTAGGTCTGGTATCCGTGGACGAAACGCTCGCTCAATCTCTTCTGGAAAACGCTTCAATTTTTGACGACAGTGAACTCCCGCATCTTACCGAACACAGCATAGAAGTCCAATTGCCTTTTTTTCAGCACATATTTAAAAATCAATTCAGCTTGGTTCCTGTCGCCGTTGGTAATCAATCTCCTGAATTCTGCGCGGCTTTAGGTGAAACGTTGCAGCCTTTCGCCGGAGAGGACAGAATATTGGTAGCCAGCAGTGACCTTTATCACGGCTATTCGCTTTCTGAATGCCTGAACAGCGATTCAGAACTGATCCAGGCAATTTCAGAATACAATCTGACTCTCGTCTCTGAAATACTGGCGAGGGGCACAAAAGCTTCCGAGCACGCCGGTTGCGGCATAGGCCCGATTTTAGCTGTGATGAAAGCTCTCGAAAGCTCAAAACAAGAGATATTTCTTGCCGGAAAGGCAAATTCGGCAGAATCGCCTTTTTCTTCGGCGGGATACGTCGTCGGCTACTCCTCTTTTGTAATAAAATGA
- the amrA gene encoding AmmeMemoRadiSam system protein A — protein MNEYSFLCSKEQTILLKAARATLEASAQGESIPAFPEPLGELSEKRGIFVTLRKNGELRGCIGYVIGVAPLNKAVVEMTLAASREDPRFHPVTKEETDSIEIEISVLTPPEIISDPGDVTVGKDGLIIKKGLRQGLLLPQVAVEWCWDRETFLDHACMKAGLPAKSWKSPGVEIFKFSAQVFSESGN, from the coding sequence ATGAACGAATACAGTTTTCTCTGTTCCAAAGAACAGACAATTCTTCTGAAAGCGGCGAGAGCCACGCTGGAAGCTTCCGCGCAGGGTGAATCAATACCCGCCTTTCCCGAACCGTTGGGGGAGCTTTCTGAAAAGAGGGGCATTTTCGTCACTTTACGCAAAAATGGCGAACTCAGGGGCTGTATAGGATACGTAATCGGCGTCGCTCCTCTCAATAAGGCAGTTGTTGAAATGACTTTGGCAGCATCGCGGGAAGACCCCAGATTTCATCCTGTTACTAAAGAGGAGACAGACTCCATTGAAATTGAAATATCAGTTTTGACCCCGCCTGAAATAATCTCAGACCCCGGCGATGTGACTGTCGGCAAAGACGGATTGATAATAAAAAAAGGACTTCGTCAGGGGCTGCTTCTCCCTCAAGTAGCCGTAGAATGGTGCTGGGACAGAGAAACCTTCCTCGATCACGCCTGTATGAAAGCCGGACTCCCTGCCAAATCATGGAAATCTCCCGGCGTCGAAATTTTCAAATTCAGCGCTCAGGTTTTCAGTGAATCCGGTAATTGA
- a CDS encoding SIMPL domain-containing protein, which produces MKKMILAVFLIAAVSLTAQENQYQRTITVTGNAQIDVEPDEVVITFGVETQGENLRSAKNENDAVVRNLISALKNSGISERDIQTNYLSVEPNYDYYDQQTVYGYFARKTIVATLKDVSKLDAVLSLALEAEVNYIHGIDFQTSRIIELRNQARTEAIRAAKEKAELIARELGCQIGDAIYIYENQTNYWSWNAANSWGMNWASNSQNYAYYGNDVRADQSPIAPGQVSVYSSISVSFELK; this is translated from the coding sequence ATGAAAAAAATGATTCTTGCAGTCTTTCTGATTGCGGCCGTTTCGTTGACGGCTCAGGAAAATCAATATCAGAGAACGATAACAGTCACGGGCAACGCCCAGATAGACGTCGAACCCGATGAAGTGGTGATAACTTTCGGAGTTGAGACTCAGGGAGAAAATCTCAGGTCGGCAAAAAACGAAAATGACGCCGTTGTCAGAAACCTGATAAGTGCACTCAAAAACTCAGGCATCAGCGAAAGAGACATTCAGACCAACTATCTCAGCGTTGAACCGAACTATGATTATTACGACCAACAAACCGTTTACGGATATTTCGCGAGAAAAACGATAGTTGCCACTCTCAAAGACGTTTCAAAACTCGACGCGGTGTTATCTCTGGCACTCGAAGCTGAAGTGAATTACATTCACGGCATCGATTTCCAGACTTCAAGGATTATAGAACTGAGAAATCAGGCGAGGACAGAAGCAATCAGAGCGGCGAAGGAAAAAGCTGAATTGATAGCGAGAGAACTTGGATGTCAAATCGGTGACGCTATATATATTTATGAAAACCAGACGAACTACTGGTCGTGGAACGCTGCAAATTCATGGGGTATGAACTGGGCGTCGAATTCGCAAAATTATGCTTATTACGGCAACGATGTAAGGGCAGATCAGAGCCCGATAGCCCCGGGTCAGGTAAGTGTCTATTCAAGTATATCCGTCTCTTTTGAACTTAAATAG